The window ACCGTGGACGGAAATGTGGCAACAGTAACCATTACCATTAATCCGGTGAACGACATTCCGGTGGCAGTGAATGATAACGCAACCACCAATGAAGACACTCCCGTTAGTGTAGACGTTCTTAACAACGATCATCAGATTGACGAAGTTCCGCTTACGGTAACCATAACGGGCAACCCAAGTAATGGAAGTGTAGTAGTGAACGGTGATAATACCGTTACCTATACACCAAATGCTGACTTCAACGGAACGGATACCTTCACCTACCAGGTGTGCGATGCCACTCCCGACTGCGCTACGGCAACAGTAACCATAACCGTGACTCCAGTAAATGACATCCCTGTGGCCGTAGACGATAACTCCACCACCAACGAGGATACTCCCGTTTCCATCAACGTGCTTGGGAACGACACCGGCCTAGGGGATGGTGGGTTAACCGTAACCATACCAACTGCTCCGGCAAACGGAACTGTTACAGTGAACCCCGACAACACCGTAACTTACACGCCAAACCCGGACTTCAACGGAACGGATACCTTCACCTACCAGGTGTGCGATGCTACGCCAGATTGCGCTACGGCTACGGTAACCATAACCGTGACTCCGGTAAACGATGTGCCGGTGGCCATGGATGACAACGCCACCACCAACGAGGATACCCCCGTTTCCATAAGCGTGCTTGGAAACGACACCGGCCTAGGCGATGGCGGGTTAACCGTAACCATACCAGCTGCTCCGGCAAACGGAACTGTCACCGTGAACCCCGACAACACCGTAACCTACACGCCAAACCCGGACTTCAACGGAACAGATACCTTTACCTACCAGGTGTGTGATGCTACGCCAGATTGCGCTACGGCAACGGTAACCATCACCATTAATCCGGTGAACGATATCCCAGCGGCTGTGGACGATAACGCCACCACCAACGAGGATACCCCAGTTACCATCAACGTGCTTGGCAACGACACTGGCCTAGGGGATGGTGGGTTAACCGTAACCATACCAACTGCTCCGGCCAACGGAACTGTCACCGTGAACCCCGACAACTCCGTAACCTACACCCCAAACCCGGACTTCAACGGCAATGATACTTTTACCTACCAGGTGTGCGATGTTAATGGTGAATGCTCAACAGCTACAGTAACCATAACCGTGACTCCAGTAAATGACATTCCCATGGCCGTGGACGACAATGCTACCACCAACGAGGATACGCCGGTCACCATCAACGTGCTTGGTAACGATACCGGATTGGGTGACGGTGGGTTAACCGTAACCATACCAGCTGCTCCGGCCAACGGAACTGTTACCGTGAACCCCGACAACACCGTAACCTACACACCAAACCCGGACTTCAACGGAACAGATACTTTCACCTACCAGGTGTGTGATGCCACTCCCGACTGCGCTACGGCAACGGTAACCATCACCATCAATCCGGTAAACGACATCCCTGTGGCCGTGGACGACAACGCCTCCACCAACGAGGATACCCCTGTTTCCATCAGCGTGCTTGGCAACGACACCGGCCTAGGCGATGGCGGGTTAACCGTTACCATAACAAATGCTCCAGCCAATGGAACCGTCACCGTGAACCCCGACAACACGGTAACTTACACGCCAAACCCGGACTTCAACGGAACGGATACCTTTACCTACCAGGTGTGCGACGCCAACGGCGACTGCGCTACAGCAATCGTGAACATTACCATTGCTAGCGTAAACGATGTGCCAGTAGCTGTGGACGACAACGCCTCAACCAACGAAAACACCTCGGTTACTGTGGGCATCCTAAACAATGATTCTGGACAGGGTGATGGCGGTCTCAACATATCAATTCCCACAGACCCAAGCCATGGCACTGTTACAATAAATGGTGACAACACGGTAACCTACACGCCGGAAACAGGCTTTGCTGGAGGAGATACGTTTACCTATCAGGTATGCGACGCCAACGGTGATTGTGCAACAGCGATAGTTTCCATAACCGTTAACTCGCTTTACCAACCTATTGCCGTGAACGACTCCGCCTCCACTGTTTCGGAAAGGCCCGTTGTAATCTCCGTCCTTAATAACGACCAAGGGTTGGAAAATGGTGGATTAGTGGTGACCGTTATCAGCAATCCAGCCAACGGTACGGTGGTGGTTAATGCTGACAATACGTTGACCTATACACCAAACCATGGCTTTACTGGAGTAGATACCTTTAGCTATGAGGTATGTGACGTCAATAGCGAATGTGCTTCGGCAACGGTGACCGTTACCGTAAATGGATCCATCTATATTCCTGATGGGTTCTCGCCCAATGGCGATGGCATTAACGACACTTTTGTAATACCCGACCTCAACCAATACAAGAAGGTTTCCATTGAAATATTCAACCGCTGGGGGAATGTGGTCTACAAATCCGACAACTACCATAACGATTGGGATGGCAAGGCCAACGTTTCGCTTAGCCTTGGTACCGATCTTCCTGTAGGCACCTACTTCTACCTGGTAAGCATCGCCGACAATGGCAAGAAAATTACAGGATATGTATACATAACCCGTTAATTAAATGAGGACTAAAGAGATGACAAATAGACACAATATGATAAAACATATAGGTTTACTGGCTGTGGGAGTTTTTTTCTCCCTCAGCACCTTTGCCCAACAGGAGCCAATGTTTACGCAGTATATGTTCAACACGGTTGCAGTAAACCCTGCCTACGCGGGCACATCAAACGCCCTAAACCTGGTAGCCATGTCACGCATCCAGTGGGTAGGCCTTAGAGGAGCGCCCGTTACCAATACCATATCCATGGATACTCCCTTTGAGGGTAAAAGAGTGGGGTTGGGTCTATCGGTGATGTCCGATAAGATCGGCCCTGTTCAAAACCTTTACCTGAGCGCCAACTACGCCTACCGTGTTCCATTAAACGACAACATTACCCTGTCGCTGGGACTCAAGGGTGGCATCTACAACTACTATGTGGGGCTTAACAGCCTTAGCCTTGTGGAGAGCAACGATGCGGCGTTCTACCAAAATCAAGCGAAGGCGCTACACCCAAACTTGGGGTTTGGAGCCTACCTCTACGCTAACCGTTGGTATGTGGGCTTGGCCGTACCTACCCTTATTGAATCGGATCTGAACAAGAACAACACCGACGCAAATAACGTAAGCCAGCTTAAGCGGCACTACTTCCTGATGGCTGGCTACGTTATGCACATGAGTGCCGACTGGGACTTCAAGCCCTCGTTCATTGAAAATGTGGTTACAGGTGCACCGCCATCCACCGACCTCACGGCGCAGTTTCTATACAAAAATGCCTACTGGTTGGGGACATCCTACCGAATTGGGGATGCGGTTGCCTTCCTTTTCGAGTTCAAACTCACCGAGCAGCTCATGGCAGGTTACTCCTACGACGTAACCGTTTCTAATTTGGCTGGCCATAACCTTGGTAGCCACGAGATTTTGCTCCGCTACTCCTTCGACAAGCTGTCGGCCAAGAAGATAAAATCGCCACGATACTTCTAGTACCATAAGCGCTATGTTCAGAAATAATTTGAAAATGGAAATTGTTACTAAAAAACGAATGCTTGTGAAACCACTACGATATACCCTAATAGCCGTGGCTCTTGCAATGCTTGCGCCCACCATTGCTCAGGGACAAATCATGGCCAAGATGGATACCGCCCTCCTCAGGATGAAGGAGCGTAAAGCCGATCTCCTCTTCACTAAATCGGCCTACGCTAAGGCAATTGAAATATATGAGGAGCTCGCCTCCAACGGATTTGAACCAGACTCCCTGCGCCGAAACCTGGGAATTGCCTACTACAAAATTTCTGATACCCAGAGAGCCGAAGCCACCCTTAAGCCGCTAGCTGAGGGAGCCAATGCCACCGCCGCCGACTACTACTTTTACTCGGCAGCCCTGAAGTTTAACGGACGGTACGACGAGGCCGACCATTGGCTGGACAAATACCTCGCTATCGACTCCACAGACCATGGAGCCCTCAGCCAGAAAGATGCCGCACCTTTTATTCGGAAACTGCTGGAAAGAGAGCGTTACAAGATTGCGGACGTTTCCTACAACTCCACCTACTCCGATTTTGGAGCTGTGCCCTACGAGGACGAAATCATCTTCACCTCTGCGCGCCCCGATGAATCAATTGTTAAGCGCGAGGATGCCTGGAAGGATTCACCCTACTTTGCCCTATTCTCCATCAAGCAGGACCTGTCGTCGGCGGTGAAGGCGAAGCACTTTACACGCAAGCTCAACACCATTTACCACGATGGTCCAATCTGCTTTAACAGCAAGCAAAACGAGATATTCATTACCCGTAACAACTACCGCTACCACCTGCCCAGAAAGAATAAGGCCGGCGTAAATAACCTTAAAATTCTTGAGGCAAAAAGAGCGCTGGACGGCTCGTGGGGTAAGCTCAGGGAGCTACCCTTCGATAACGACAACTACTCCTGCGGCCACCCAAGCCTTTCGGCAGATGGAAATACCCTCTACTTTGCCTCCGACATGCCCGGTGGATATGGCAAAACCGATATTTACTACGTTACCCGCACCGACAAGGGTTGGTCGGCACCGGTAAACCTCGGCCCGGAAATCAACACCGAGGGCGATGAGATGTTCCCCTTTATTGGAGCCGATGGCCTGCTCTACTTCTCCTCTACCGGACACATGGGCATGGGTGGCCTCGACATATTTGTTGCCCGAAAGGATAAAAACGGACACTACTCGGTGAAGAACATGGGCTATCCGCTCAACAGCTCTGCCGACGATTTTAGCTTCTTCCTGAACAAGGATGGAAAGACGGGCTTCTTTGCATCCAACCGCACAGGCGGAGTGGGCGATGACGATATTTACTCCTTTACCATTACCGACCCCATCTCCTTTGCGCTGGAGCTGCAGGGAACCACTGCCGATTTCGACACCAAGGAGTGGCTAAGCAACGCCACGGTGACCTTGAAGTCGAATGCAAGCGGTGATTCGGAGCAGGTTAAAACCGGGGATACTCATGAATTTGAGTTTGAGCTGGAACCCGAAATGACATACACCCTTTCCGCTTCCCGCGACGGTTACCAGCCGGTTAGCATGGCCATCGACCCACAAAAGATGCCGATAGTGGACGACGTAATTTCCGTTCCAATGCTTCTTAAAAAGGTTAATGAGTATGGCATATACGGCAACGTTTACCTGAAGCCAACCATGGAGATTATTCCGGAAGTTCACATTCAGATAATAAAGAAAGACCACACCGTTGTGGCCAATTTAACTACAGCGGGAGATAAGGGCTTCAGAGTTAAGTTGGAACCCGAAACCAACTACGACGTGGTATTCGATAAGAAGGGGTTCCTCACCAAGCGCGTGGAATACTCTACCAAGGGTCGTAAACCCGGATACATCAACATTAACGAAATAGTGGAGATTGCCATGGAAAAGGTGGAACTCAACAAGACCATTGAGATCCCCAACATTTACTACGACCTCGGCAAGTGGAACATTAGGCCCGATGCAGCCATTGAGCTCGACAAGGTGGTGCAGTTCCTCAAGGACAACCCCGACATTAAGGTGGAGTTGGGATCGCACACCGACTCGCGTGGCAGCGATGAGTCCAACCTCATCCTTTCGCAGAAGCGGGCCAAGGCTGCCGTAGAGTATATTGTGAAAAACGGAGGCATCAGCGCCGACCGCATCACGGCCAAGGGTTATGGTGAAACGCGCCTAAAGAACCACTGCTCTAACGGTGTTAAATGCACCGAGGCTGAGCACCAGCAGAACCGTAGAACGGAGATTAAAATTACTGCATTCTAGTCGATTTTCATTTGCGTAATTGAAAAGTGGCCGTGGGTATTTATCCGCGGCCACTTTTTTAAAAATAATAAAGAAACAGGTAGGGACTTTTTTTGCATGGCAGTATTATAGTCAAATAGGATGTTTCACTTAATACCAACGGTCATGAAAACGTTTCTCAAAAAATTCCCCTACTCCGACGAGCTGCAGTATAGAACGCTAATTATATCATACTTTATTGTTATGGTCATCATTGTAGCCATATCGAAGTTTCACTAGTAGCCATCCCATTAGCTCAAATCTCCCAGATTTACTAGCCAACTTATCACACCATGTTTGGATTGCCCAGGTTTCCTGAAAAATCAATTACTTTGCAGGATAATTAAGGCAAAAGCAATGAGCTACTGCAACAATCTTTTCAGCTACCAACGCGCACAAACAGTGCAGGTGGAGATAGGTAACCGACCCCTCGGGGGATTAAATCCCATCCGTGTTCAATCCATGACCACCACCAACACCCTCTACACCGAGGCAACTGTGGAGCAGTGCATACGAATTTTTGATGCCGGTGCCGACTACGTTCGCATCACCGCACAGGGCATTCAGGAAGCGGAAAATCTAAAAAACATTAAGCAAGCGTTGGTGGAGCGTGGCTACAACCAACCGCTCGTAGCCGATATTCACTTCAACCCAAAGGCAGCTGAGGTGGCTGCCCAATACGTGGAAAAGGTTAGAATCAATCCCGGCAACTTTGCCGAACGCCGACCAGCTGGAACAACATACACCGAGCAGGAGCTACGTGAAGCTCAAGAAAGAATCACCACTGCACTCTCCTCATTTATTGCAATCTGCAAGCAACACCATACCGCCGTGCGCATTGGTGTAAACCACGGCTCACTTTCGGAGCGCATGGTGAACCAGTTTGGCGACACCCCCGAAGGAATGGTGGAATCGGCGTTGGAGTTTCTGAGAATATTCCGCGCAGCCGACTTTCACAACCTGGTAATCTCCATGAAGAGCAGCAATACCCGCGTAATGGTTCAGTCTGTTCGGCTACTTGCCTCTCGCATGAAAGCCGAGGGAATGGCCTACCCGTTGCACCTCGGCGTTACCGAGGCCGGGAATAGCCGCGAAGGGCGAATTAAGTCGGCGGTGGGAATAGGCGCACTGCTGGCCGACGGACTTGGCGACACCATTCGCGTTTCGCTCACCGAGGAGCCGGAATACGAAATTCCTGTTGCCCAAAAGTTGGTGAACTATTTTGCCAAGCGAACCACACCCTCCGATATTGTTGCCACAGACTTTGCACCCATAAATCCCTACTCCTATGGCCGCCTTGCATCCACCGATTTGGGTTGGATTGGCGGCAGCATACCACCACTGGTTTTCGTCCAGCTACGCGCTGGAGAAGACTTTGAAACAGCAAAAACAAGCCTTGCCTCAGCGCTGGGAGCAACGCCGCTACCTGATATTTTTATTCAACCCAGCAACACCAATAATACTATAGCCACCGTCTTCGCTTCCAATGGCTCCTTCAGCAAAGAGCTGGTCACCAATCCGGAACAGCTTGATGGAGCAGCAATGGTAGAGATTGACCACACCATGGTGGGCAATAAGCTGTTTGCAGCGTTAAAGGAAAATGAATCAGCAGTGATTATTGCAAACAGCACCACCCAAAATCCGGTAGCCGAATACCGCTCAGTGATCTATCGCCTAAGAGAGGCCGAACTTACCAACCCGATTATTCTTAAAAGAGAGTATGCCGACAACGACGTAGAGGCTTTTCAACTAAAAGTTGCCGCCGATTTTGGTGCCATGCTGCTCGATGGCGTTGGAGACGGTATTTACATTGTGGCTCCCAACATTCCTCTGGCGGAGGTGGTTACCACCAGCTTCGATATTCTGCAATCGGCGCGCGTGCGCACCACCAAAACGGAATACATCTCCTGCCCCGGCTGTGGCCGAACGCTCTACAACCTGCAGGAGGTAGCCAGCCAAATAAAGGCCCGCACCTGTCACCTCACCGGGCTCAAGATTGGCATTATGGGTTGTATTGTAAATGGTCCCGGCGAAATGGCCGATGCCGACTACGGCTACGTTGGTGCTGGTCCGGGAAAAATAAACCTCTACAAGCAGAAGGAGTTGGTCAAGAAGAATATCCCCCAGAGCAATGCGCTGGAGGAGCTCATTAGCCTAATTAGGGAGAATGGGGATTGGAAGGAGAGTTAGCAGAAGGGGATTAGGAGGTTAGGTTGTTAGGAAACTGTCGTAAGTCAGGGTGCAACTTTTTTGCATCCGATAAATAGTCGCGCCCTGACTGAATCTTAGCTGCAGCAGCTTAATTTCCCCGCCATTTATGGCGGGGCACAAGGCCAAACCCTATAATATGCGAGGGCTTCAGCCCTTTCCTACCATTGCCAAAGGGCTAAAGCCCTACATCATATTCCCTGCGTTTCCCAATCCCCGGCCTGAATACACGAGGAAAATTAGGCTGGCCATAGCCGCGCCCCAACTTAAAAAAATCCTACCTCAAACCCAGCTCTTCCTCACTTTTACCTAGAACAGGCCCCCTTTTATCCAGCCCATTTCTCCTCCAAGGGCGGTAAGCCTACCCTTGGGGGTTGGAGCGCCTCCCTTTTAGCGAGAATAACCTAGCTAATTGCGAAACAGACCTAGCAAAAAGGGAGGATATCCTAGCTCACGACCTCAAACGACCTCGCTTTTTTCTAAAGATGCCTCACTTAAAACTAGCATATCCCAACTTTAAGCGAGGCTCACCTCCCTCCGCGCTAGGTCAACGAGCCTTTTTACTTGCCCTACGAGCCTAAAACTTAGGTCAACGAACCTTTTAGTGAGCCCCTCGGCACCCAAAGTGAGGAACATGCACCTTGGTGGGCAATATTCCGCCAAGTAAGTGAGCCCTACCTACCAAAAAAGAGGGCCGGTGACCTAATCACCGACCCATATGGAAAAATTTGCGGTATCGTTTCGGTAAGGCAGGGTGCCACTTGTATACGTCTGAGAAATAGTCGCGCCCCGACTTTTGCACGTTTATGTATTTTCAACCTTTTCCCGCTTGCCCCGAGGGAATCGGTTTGCCAGCTCGGTCACCTTATCCTTTGCACCGGGATGGTGTATGCGGCTGGCATTCTTTAGTATGCTGTAGCCAACAAGGGCTGCGTTGTAGGCCTCACTACCGCTCATCATCATGGAATCGTCAATGCCGGAGGTAATGGTTTCCAGCTGGCTCGACAAGCTCCGCAGGGTAGCAAATGCCTGCAGATCCTTATCAAACTCGGCCACGTCCACAAAGCTATCGTAGAGCTGTGGTTCCTGCTTACAATACTCCAGCGCCTTCTCTACAAACGAGAGCGTTTTGTCGCCCATGCGGGCCATCTCCTGCCTATCGGTGGCCGATAGGGTTATGAGCTTTGGAATTAAAACCGTACGGAGCGTTTCTATTGCACCATTTACCTGAGCTAGCTCCTCTGCGGTTAGTGCGAATGAAATTCGATTTTCGATCATAGCTTTAATTTTTTAAGTTTTTAAAATAAAGGCTAGGTTTTATCCGTATACCGCTACCGGATAACCAAATTTCAGAAACTCAGGTTAAAAGTCAAAAAAATGGCCCTGCTAATTAGTATTCGAAACGGCACCTGCCATCTCTCCCCATGCTTTTATTCAAAACAGCTACGCCCGTTGATTATCTGTTGGTTGCGAAGCACAAAAAAGATTACTACGTGGCATTTCTGCAAAGCACAGAAAAAACGGTAGCGCCCTTTACGCGCGGGCTGGCATATTTTTAGCTAAATTGCCTATCGTTAAAAAAATAGTGATGGCTTTAGGTTGGAATGAGATTAAGGAGCGAGCGGTTAATTTTTCGAAGGAGTGGGCCGATACCTCTAACGAGGATGCAGATGCCAAACCCTTTCTGGTAGAATTCTTCAACGTGTTTGGGATAAGCCGCCGCAAGGTGGCCACCTTCGAGCATCGGGTAAAGAAGCTCGACGAGCACGATGGCTACATCGACCTGCTATGGAAGGGCACCATTTTAATTGAAATGAAAAGCCGCGGCAAAAACCTCGATAGGGCCTACCAGCAGGCAACCGAGTATCTTCCCGGCCTTAAGCAGCATGAGCTCCCCCGCTATATTCTGGTTTCCGACTTCGAAAATTATAGGCTATACGACCTCGACGAGGGCAGCGAATCGAACTTTACGCTGGCCGACTTTGTAAACCACGTGCACCTATTTGGCTTTATTGCGGGATACCAAAAAAGAGTATACAAGGAGGAAGACCCCGTAAACATAGAGGCGGCCTACCTCATGGGCAAGCTGCACGATGCGCTAAAGGAGGCTGGGTACACCGGCCACGTGCTTGAGAAGTACCTCGTTAGGCTCCTCTTTTGCCTCTTTGCCGACGATACCACCATTTTTGAGAAGCACGCGTTTCAGGACTACATCGAAAACCGAACCAGCGAGGATGGCACCGACCTGGGTATGCACCTTGCGCTTCTTTTTCAGGTGCTGAACACCCCCGGCAACGAGCGGCAAAAAACGCTGGACGAAAGCCTAGCCGCCTTCCCCTACGTAAATGGACACCTATTTGAGGAGCAGCTTTCGCTGGCCTCGTTCAACACCAAGATGCGCCAAACGCTGCTGGAGTGCTGCTACCTCGACTGGAGCAAAATTTCACCCGCCATTTTTGGCTCCATGTTCCAGAGCGTGATGGATGCCACCCAGCGCCGCAACCTTGGCGCTCACTACACCTCCGAAAAGAATATCCTTAAACTCATTCGTCCACTCTTTCTCGACAAGCTGTGGCAGGAATTTGAGGCAGCCAAGGGCAGCACCGGCAAGCTCCGCTCCTTCCACCGCAAAATTGCCTCGCTCCGCTTTCTCGACCCCGCCTGCGGATGCGGCAACTTCCTCGTGATTACCTACCGCGAGCTCCGGCTCATGGAGCTTGAAATTATAAAGGCGCTGCAAGGCTCCCAGCGGGTAACCGACGTAGCAAACCTCATGCTGTGCGACGTGGATCGCTTTTACGGCATAGAGTACGAGGAGTTTCCGGCCCAGATAGCACAGGTAGCCCTTTGGCTTATCGACCACCAAATGAACATGCTCGTTTCGCAGGAGTTTGGCGAGTACATTGTTCGCCTACCCCTGCGCAAGAGCGCCACCATTGTGTGTGGCAATGCCCTGCGCACCGACTGGGACGCCCTTATTGAGGTGCTGCCGTGGGAGGGAAAAACCGACCGCGAACAGTTTGACTACATTCTGGGGAACCCACCCTTTGTGGGAAAGCAGCTGCAAAACGAAGCACAAAAAGCCGACATGGGGCTAATATTTAGTGGCGTAAAAGTGGCGGGGGTGCTCGACTATGTGGCAGCATGGTACATAAAGGCAGCACAATACCTCCAGCGCCACAATACCGACGATTCCACCAACGACCTAAAAACCCGCGCCGCCTTTGTCTCCACCAACTCCATTGCGCAGGGCGAGCAGGTGGGCATTCTCTGGAACGAAATGTTTAACCGCTACCACATCAAAATTCACTTTGCCCATCGCACCTTTAAGTGGAACAATGAGGCCAAAGGGAATGCCGGTGTTCACGTGGTTATTGTTGGTTTTTCGAACTTCGATATTCCAGAGAAATTTATTTATGAGTACACCGAAGCCAAAGGAGAACCGCATGAACTAAGGGTAAGAAACATTAATCCATATTTGGTGGAGGGAAAAGATGCTTTTATTCCAAGTAGGAATAAACCAATATGTAGCGTTCCTGAAATGTCATATGGAAGCATGGCCAACGATGGTGGTAATTTATTGTTAAGCAACGAGGAACGAGATACCCTTATACAAATAGAACCTAAATCTGAATTGGTAATAAGACCATTTATAGGTTCTCAAGAATTTATAAACGGAATCAAAAGATGGTGTATTTGGCTCAAAGACATTCAACCCAACGAGTATTCAAACTTAAAAGAGGTATTGAATAGAATTAAACTAGTTAGAGAATATCGATTAAAAAGTTCAAGAGAAACTACACGAAAACTAGCTGACTTTCCATCATTATTTGGAGAAATACGGCAACCTACAACTGATTATCTATTAATTCCAGGTGTATCTTCAGAAAACAGAAAATATATTCCAATAGGATTTTTAAAAAATGATACAATCGCCAGTGATCTTGTTCGAACTGTACCTTTTGCCAGCCTTTATACATTTGGCATTATTACATCATTAATGCACATGACCTGGGTGCAGTATGTTTGCGGCCGTCTTAAAAGTGATTTCCGCTATTCAAGCTCCATTGTCTACAACAACTTCCCCTGGCCCGAAAACCCCACGGCCAAGCAGCGGGAGGCCATAGAGCAGGCGGCGCAAATGGTGCTCGATACGCGCGCAACATTCCCCGGCAGTAGCCTCGCCGACCTCTACGACCCGCTCACCATGCCCCCCGCGCTGGTTAAGGCCCACCACCAGCTCGACAAGGCAGTAGACCTTGCCTACCGCCCACAACCCTTCGTAAGCGAAACCAAGCGCATAGAGTTCCTTTTCGACCTCTACGACAAATACACCGCCGGGCTTTTTGCAAAGGAGAAGAAGAAAAGGGTAAAAAAGTAGGTGCTTGCTATAATAAGTCAGGGTGTGACTTGTATGCATGAGAGAAACAGTCACGCCCTGACTAATTCTTAGCTGCAGCAACTTAATTTCCCCGCCATTGATGGCGGGGTGTGCCTATAAACCATGAAAAAGGCGAGGGCTTCAGCCCTTTTCCGCCGTTGCCAAAGGGCTAAAGCCCTACGTTTTATTTCATGCGTTTCCCTATCCCCGGCCTGAAGGCGCGGGGAAATTTAGGTTGGCTATTAGTTAAGGTGTGTCTTGTATGTGTCATATAGTCGCGCCCTGACTGAATCTTAGCTGCAGCAGCTTAATTTCCCCGTCATTTATGGCGGGGAACAAGGCCAAACCCTATAATATGCGAGGGCTTCAGCCCTTAATCTGGCAAGGCTAAATGCAAAAACTCCGAACACTTAACAGTGTCCGGAGTTCTGTGGGCCCAGTTGGTATCGAACCAACGACCCTCTGATTATGAGTCAGATGCTCTAACCGACTGAGCTATGGGCCCAAGGACTTTCCCGTTCGGAAAAGTTTTCCTTATTTTGCGCTGCAATATTACGCATTTACAACGGATTTGTCAAGACCCATTTTCAATTTTTTATAATGCACACCACCATTACCGAATTGCGCAACACATCCATTCGCAACATTATCTTCGACCTAGGCGGGGTTATCCTACCAGTTGATTACCACCTAACCATTCAAAAATTTGAGGAGTTTGGCTTTACAAACTTCCAGGAAACCTTTACCCAGGCTACTCAAATAGACCTGTTCGATAAGTTGGATAAGGGTCTTGTTGAACCGGAGGTTTTTAGAACCACCATCCGCACTATTGCTGGCAAAAACCTCTCCGACTCCCAAATTGATGAGGCTTGGAATGCAATGTTGTTGGATTTTATCCCATCTCGTCTGAACGTTTTAGCGCGAGTAAAGGAGCACTACAACACTTACCTGCTTAGCAATACCAATGCCATACACTACCCAGTTTACCTCAAACAGCTGAAGGCACAAACGGGTATCGCATCGCTTGCCACCTTCTTCAATAAGGAGTACTACTCACACCTAATCCATCTCCGCAAGCCGGACAGGGAGACCTTTGAGCTTATCCTTCATGAAAATTGGCTCAAACCGGAAGAGACGCTATTTATCGACGATACGCTTCAGCACGTGGAGGGTGCCCGAAAAGCAGGGCTTAAGGCCTATCATCTAAAGGTAAACGAAGGCGAGTCCATTGAGCAGCTATTTGCCCATCTGCTCTAGCATACCTCCCTATATTTTATGACCAAACCTGCCGTTGACCAATAAGTTGGCAGTTTGAAGGCCAAAAATTTGATATTTCTTCACCGAAGCATATCTTTGTGGGATTTTAAAAAATTAGCCTACCCAATGTCGATTGAAACTGTCTCTAAA is drawn from Williamwhitmania sp. and contains these coding sequences:
- a CDS encoding type IX secretion system membrane protein PorP/SprF — its product is MIKHIGLLAVGVFFSLSTFAQQEPMFTQYMFNTVAVNPAYAGTSNALNLVAMSRIQWVGLRGAPVTNTISMDTPFEGKRVGLGLSVMSDKIGPVQNLYLSANYAYRVPLNDNITLSLGLKGGIYNYYVGLNSLSLVESNDAAFYQNQAKALHPNLGFGAYLYANRWYVGLAVPTLIESDLNKNNTDANNVSQLKRHYFLMAGYVMHMSADWDFKPSFIENVVTGAPPSTDLTAQFLYKNAYWLGTSYRIGDAVAFLFEFKLTEQLMAGYSYDVTVSNLAGHNLGSHEILLRYSFDKLSAKKIKSPRYF
- a CDS encoding OmpA family protein; protein product: MEIVTKKRMLVKPLRYTLIAVALAMLAPTIAQGQIMAKMDTALLRMKERKADLLFTKSAYAKAIEIYEELASNGFEPDSLRRNLGIAYYKISDTQRAEATLKPLAEGANATAADYYFYSAALKFNGRYDEADHWLDKYLAIDSTDHGALSQKDAAPFIRKLLERERYKIADVSYNSTYSDFGAVPYEDEIIFTSARPDESIVKREDAWKDSPYFALFSIKQDLSSAVKAKHFTRKLNTIYHDGPICFNSKQNEIFITRNNYRYHLPRKNKAGVNNLKILEAKRALDGSWGKLRELPFDNDNYSCGHPSLSADGNTLYFASDMPGGYGKTDIYYVTRTDKGWSAPVNLGPEINTEGDEMFPFIGADGLLYFSSTGHMGMGGLDIFVARKDKNGHYSVKNMGYPLNSSADDFSFFLNKDGKTGFFASNRTGGVGDDDIYSFTITDPISFALELQGTTADFDTKEWLSNATVTLKSNASGDSEQVKTGDTHEFEFELEPEMTYTLSASRDGYQPVSMAIDPQKMPIVDDVISVPMLLKKVNEYGIYGNVYLKPTMEIIPEVHIQIIKKDHTVVANLTTAGDKGFRVKLEPETNYDVVFDKKGFLTKRVEYSTKGRKPGYININEIVEIAMEKVELNKTIEIPNIYYDLGKWNIRPDAAIELDKVVQFLKDNPDIKVELGSHTDSRGSDESNLILSQKRAKAAVEYIVKNGGISADRITAKGYGETRLKNHCSNGVKCTEAEHQQNRRTEIKITAF
- a CDS encoding Ig-like domain-containing protein codes for the protein TVSITIIPVNDPPVANNDTYNVDEGGTLNISAPGILSNDTDAEGDPLTAILVSNPAHGTLTLNADGSFTYTHDGSETTSDSFTYKANDGTIDGNTATVSISINPVNDPPVANNDTYNVDEGGTLNISAPGILSNDTDAEGDPLTAILVSNPAHGTLTLNADGSFTYTHDGSETTLDSFTYKANDGTVDGNVATVTITINPVNDIPVAVNDNATTNEDTPVSVDVLNNDHQIDEVPLTVTITGNPSNGSVVVNGDNTVTYTPNADFNGTDTFTYQVCDATPDCATATVTITVTPVNDIPVAVDDNSTTNEDTPVSINVLGNDTGLGDGGLTVTIPTAPANGTVTVNPDNTVTYTPNPDFNGTDTFTYQVCDATPDCATATVTITVTPVNDVPVAMDDNATTNEDTPVSISVLGNDTGLGDGGLTVTIPAAPANGTVTVNPDNTVTYTPNPDFNGTDTFTYQVCDATPDCATATVTITINPVNDIPAAVDDNATTNEDTPVTINVLGNDTGLGDGGLTVTIPTAPANGTVTVNPDNSVTYTPNPDFNGNDTFTYQVCDVNGECSTATVTITVTPVNDIPMAVDDNATTNEDTPVTINVLGNDTGLGDGGLTVTIPAAPANGTVTVNPDNTVTYTPNPDFNGTDTFTYQVCDATPDCATATVTITINPVNDIPVAVDDNASTNEDTPVSISVLGNDTGLGDGGLTVTITNAPANGTVTVNPDNTVTYTPNPDFNGTDTFTYQVCDANGDCATAIVNITIASVNDVPVAVDDNASTNENTSVTVGILNNDSGQGDGGLNISIPTDPSHGTVTINGDNTVTYTPETGFAGGDTFTYQVCDANGDCATAIVSITVNSLYQPIAVNDSASTVSERPVVISVLNNDQGLENGGLVVTVISNPANGTVVVNADNTLTYTPNHGFTGVDTFSYEVCDVNSECASATVTVTVNGSIYIPDGFSPNGDGINDTFVIPDLNQYKKVSIEIFNRWGNVVYKSDNYHNDWDGKANVSLSLGTDLPVGTYFYLVSIADNGKKITGYVYITR